One Nitrosopumilus piranensis genomic region harbors:
- a CDS encoding SDR family NAD(P)-dependent oxidoreductase — MTSAIVLGGSRGIGKAISESLKTLEIDVFAASKNDVDTSDLSSVREFVKDHNQVDILVLNTGGPAPKPFKTITEEDWKLYHNQLFLGFCTILQNIKINDNGYIFLISSNVIKEPNSKLIISSAYRAAFAEVFKVLSKEFAENQISCINIAPGPINTDRTQELIENVEEFKKSLPMKRLGEPEEIGNFVKSIIQNKIKYLSGVTINFDGANSNYIF, encoded by the coding sequence ATGACTAGTGCAATTGTTCTAGGCGGTTCAAGAGGAATAGGAAAGGCAATCTCAGAATCACTAAAAACATTAGAAATTGATGTTTTTGCAGCATCAAAAAATGATGTAGATACATCAGATTTGTCTAGTGTAAGAGAATTTGTAAAAGATCATAATCAAGTAGATATTTTGGTGCTAAATACAGGAGGACCTGCCCCAAAACCATTTAAAACAATTACAGAAGAAGATTGGAAATTATATCACAATCAATTATTCTTAGGATTTTGCACAATATTACAAAATATCAAAATAAATGACAACGGGTACATCTTTCTTATCAGTTCAAATGTAATCAAAGAGCCAAATTCAAAATTGATAATTTCATCAGCATATCGTGCAGCGTTTGCAGAAGTATTCAAAGTATTAAGTAAAGAATTTGCTGAAAATCAAATTAGTTGTATCAATATTGCACCAGGACCAATAAACACTGATAGAACTCAAGAACTAATAGAAAATGTTGAAGAATTCAAAAAATCACTACCTATGAAAAGACTAGGAGAACCAGAAGAGATAGGGAATTTTGTAAAGTCAATTATTCAAAATAAGATAAAGTATTTGTCAGGTGTCACAATAAACTTTGATGGTGCAAATTCGAATTATATTTTCTAA
- the mtnA gene encoding S-methyl-5-thioribose-1-phosphate isomerase: protein MTENLIDSSLRTVEWKNNKVVMIDQTKLPNELVFVEYDDFNQIANAIKTLIVRGAPAIGVSGAFGLALAVLQSKATTKDELISDLEEARKILFATRPTAVNLGWGLEKIMTIAKTGDSIEQIKELVISTAKKMADEDIEINKAMGKNGSALFDDNDTIMTHCNAGALATVAYGTALGVIRATRESGKNVKVIATETRPIQQGSRLTAFELKHDGFDVSLVPDTAVGYSMANGLVNKVVVGADRIVKTGHVFNKIGTYQVATMAKQHGIPFYVAAPLSTIDLETKAEDVIIEMRKGSEVTGIGDKKTAPDDIGVINPAFDMTPPELISGIITEKGVATAPYEESIPKLFEAN, encoded by the coding sequence ATGACTGAAAATTTGATCGATTCATCACTTAGAACTGTTGAATGGAAAAATAACAAAGTTGTAATGATTGATCAAACAAAACTTCCAAATGAACTTGTATTTGTAGAATATGATGATTTTAATCAAATTGCAAATGCCATCAAAACCCTGATTGTTAGAGGAGCTCCTGCAATAGGAGTTTCTGGAGCTTTTGGTTTGGCATTGGCTGTTTTACAAAGTAAAGCCACTACAAAGGATGAACTTATTTCTGATCTTGAAGAAGCAAGAAAAATTCTTTTTGCTACTAGACCTACTGCCGTAAATCTTGGTTGGGGATTAGAAAAAATAATGACTATTGCAAAAACAGGAGATTCAATTGAACAAATTAAGGAATTGGTAATTTCTACTGCCAAAAAAATGGCAGATGAAGATATCGAAATAAACAAAGCTATGGGAAAAAATGGTTCTGCTCTTTTTGATGATAATGATACTATAATGACTCATTGTAATGCTGGTGCCTTAGCAACTGTTGCATATGGAACAGCACTTGGTGTAATTAGAGCAACAAGAGAGAGTGGAAAAAATGTCAAAGTTATAGCGACTGAAACTAGACCTATTCAACAAGGTTCAAGACTAACTGCATTTGAATTAAAACATGATGGATTTGATGTCAGTTTAGTTCCTGATACTGCTGTAGGTTACTCCATGGCAAATGGTCTAGTCAACAAAGTTGTAGTTGGTGCAGATCGAATTGTAAAAACAGGTCATGTTTTCAACAAAATTGGTACTTATCAAGTAGCTACGATGGCAAAACAACATGGAATCCCATTTTATGTTGCAGCACCATTATCTACAATTGACTTGGAAACAAAAGCTGAAGATGTAATAATTGAGATGCGTAAAGGTAGTGAAGTTACTGGAATAGGTGATAAAAAAACTGCTCCTGATGATATAGGAGTAATCAATCCTGCATTTGATATGACTCCTCCAGAACTAATTTCTGGAATAATTACTGAAAAAGGCGTGGCTACTGCACCATATGAGGAATCTATTCCAAAATTATTTGAAGCTAATTAA
- a CDS encoding PqqD family peptide modification chaperone, whose amino-acid sequence MSTISPQAIEDSLKQCMDPEVPLNIVEMGLIYGIDVAENNDVNIKMTMTTQGCPLHETLVSDATRFVKKVPGVNNVNIDIVWDPPWSMDKMSEEAKIKIKNMGAGMNTPAPINYETALPQGVGKLVQQEDGSMVLANEHDQGFMVNQAIVDFWKSCNGQRKVTDLVEIFAQQTGLQRNQVEKEVMQLLQQLRDGGLIAIAGQPDTPNVEFKK is encoded by the coding sequence ATGAGTACAATTTCTCCACAGGCAATTGAAGATTCTTTGAAACAATGTATGGATCCTGAAGTTCCTCTAAATATTGTAGAAATGGGTTTAATCTATGGAATTGATGTGGCTGAAAATAATGATGTAAATATTAAAATGACAATGACTACACAAGGTTGCCCACTACATGAAACTCTAGTTTCTGATGCAACAAGATTTGTCAAAAAAGTTCCTGGAGTAAATAATGTAAATATCGATATTGTATGGGACCCCCCTTGGTCTATGGATAAAATGTCTGAGGAGGCAAAAATCAAAATCAAAAATATGGGGGCTGGTATGAATACCCCTGCACCAATCAATTATGAAACAGCATTACCTCAAGGAGTTGGAAAACTAGTTCAACAAGAAGATGGTTCAATGGTGTTGGCAAATGAACATGATCAAGGATTTATGGTAAATCAAGCAATTGTTGATTTTTGGAAATCATGTAATGGACAACGTAAAGTTACAGACTTGGTAGAAATTTTTGCACAACAAACAGGGCTACAACGAAATCAAGTAGAAAAAGAAGTAATGCAATTGTTACAACAACTGCGTGATGGTGGCCTAATTGCAATTGCAGGTCAACCTGATACCCCAAATGTTGAATTTAAAAAATAG
- a CDS encoding tRNA(Ile)(2)-agmatinylcytidine synthase, whose product MSELIKEIMTQKTVLNIGFDDTDSPKGMCTTFLAYKVVNLLKKQKIEFLDFPKLIRFNPNIPWKTRGNGAVSIRIKTSNPSKIKHQIKNLVSKYSDTKNGANPGLVFFESESIPFEFTKFSNLALWQLINRDSAKKFAQKNNLEYFYKGNGQGLVGAIGAIGYSFHDHTLELLSYRKKQKFGKERKISINSVKEMQEKTYPDTFNSFDTKKGRVLITPHGPDPVFFGIRGENVDSLVYASKLLKSKEKLDGYMIFKSNQGTGDHLKNELTAETMKPYASGKLTGIVSNSPKIVKGGHVFFKILSNNNEFWCAVYKPTGMSVVASNLIRGDKISVGGGVRRATKNFPRVINLEFIEIISLKNQIKTSNPICKKCNKKMKSKGKGQRFQCIRCGKKSLKKITEKISRPLHRQFYLPKVSAHRHLTRPQQRFGITNKSNNFKNSRPWFCVYDN is encoded by the coding sequence ATGTCTGAATTAATTAAAGAAATTATGACACAAAAAACTGTTCTTAATATCGGTTTTGATGATACTGATTCTCCAAAAGGGATGTGTACTACTTTTTTAGCATACAAAGTAGTTAATTTGCTTAAAAAACAAAAAATAGAATTTCTTGATTTTCCAAAATTAATACGATTTAATCCAAATATCCCATGGAAAACTCGGGGAAATGGTGCTGTCTCTATTAGAATTAAGACTAGTAATCCATCAAAAATAAAACACCAAATCAAAAATCTTGTCTCAAAATACTCTGATACTAAAAATGGTGCAAATCCTGGATTGGTTTTTTTTGAAAGTGAGTCTATTCCTTTTGAATTTACAAAATTTAGCAATTTAGCTTTATGGCAATTGATTAATCGAGATAGTGCAAAAAAATTTGCTCAAAAAAATAATCTTGAGTATTTTTACAAAGGAAATGGACAAGGACTTGTTGGCGCAATTGGTGCAATAGGATATTCTTTTCATGATCATACACTAGAATTATTGAGTTATCGTAAGAAACAAAAATTTGGAAAAGAAAGAAAGATTTCAATTAACAGTGTCAAGGAGATGCAAGAAAAAACATATCCTGATACATTCAACAGTTTTGATACAAAAAAAGGACGAGTTTTGATTACTCCTCATGGTCCTGATCCTGTTTTTTTTGGTATCCGTGGAGAGAATGTAGATTCACTAGTTTATGCTTCTAAGCTTTTGAAAAGTAAAGAAAAATTAGATGGTTATATGATCTTCAAGTCAAATCAAGGTACGGGTGATCATTTGAAAAATGAACTCACTGCTGAAACTATGAAGCCATATGCATCTGGAAAACTAACTGGCATTGTATCAAATTCTCCTAAAATTGTTAAGGGAGGTCATGTTTTTTTCAAAATACTTTCAAACAATAATGAATTTTGGTGTGCAGTTTACAAACCAACAGGCATGTCTGTTGTTGCATCTAATTTGATCCGAGGCGATAAAATCTCTGTGGGAGGAGGAGTGAGAAGGGCTACAAAAAATTTTCCTAGAGTCATAAATCTTGAATTTATTGAAATCATTTCTCTTAAAAATCAAATTAAAACATCAAATCCAATATGTAAAAAATGTAATAAAAAAATGAAATCTAAAGGTAAAGGACAGAGATTTCAATGTATACGTTGTGGAAAAAAATCCTTGAAAAAAATTACTGAGAAAATCTCTAGACCCCTTCACCGGCAATTTTATCTGCCAAAAGTTTCTGCTCATAGACACCTCACACGCCCTCAACAAAGATTTGGTATTACAAATAAATCAAATAATTTTAAAAATTCACGACCTTGGTTTTGTGTTTATGATAACTAG